In Bactrocera oleae isolate idBacOlea1 chromosome 5, idBacOlea1, whole genome shotgun sequence, a genomic segment contains:
- the Usp30 gene encoding ubiquitin carboxyl-terminal hydrolase 30 homolog, with protein MEGEKILMAAGVTVAAVVGAFVFWGPSGSSRLRQRRGQIAGLHNFGQTCFLNTLLQALAACPQFIAWLQLYNNANSDRKSLISSLLSTLEVINGTHSTLRGDPYSPGAVMRALHALGWVIPQEEHDAHELFHVLLASLEEEALRPKKVGCLSDALPLTVSGGEGDQPDRPSSAMLTDFLNTDYDESTNLMRMVRSEAHTPDSPSSVCEREMCPGEGGAAGTSPTEIMDFDPLASPILGGERSSRSRKIQLTKHGWPEGLNKRVSTSCRSLERLSRGPGRVSIWSDQMPAQVAIPFQGAMGTQIVCNGCGFKSTVRYDKFDSITLNLPSQRRSGLSLGHLLSEYITSEELNDVKCESCNETSNHTKSLTFAKLPGCLCIHVARTVWLPTGQICKRQDYVHFPESLSMAPYSFVQPHLNSQAGTPWGSTMSLFSSSLPMNSLGGSANDSYGTAFGTMFPKNLYRLLAVVVHSGEASSGHFVTYRRGALRNAHRWFYTSDTVVREVSIEEVLSVPAYLLFYDRGPQRR; from the exons ATGGAAGGCGAGAAAATTTTGATGGCCGCAGGTGTAACAGTTGCAGCAGTTGTCGGTGCATTTGTTTTCTGGGGTCCTTCAG GTTCGTCACGTTTACGACAACGGCGAGGACAAATTGCTGGACTACATAACTTTGGTCAAACATGCTTCTTAAATACATTGCTGCAGGCATTGGCTGCCTGCCCTCAATTTATAGCCTGGCTTCAACTATATAATAATGCTAACTCCGATCGAAAGAGCCTGATATCATCACTTTTGAGCACACTTGAAGTTATAAATGGCACACATTCAACTTTGCGGGGTGACCCATACTCTCCAGGTGCGGTTATGCGGGCACTTCATGCTTTAGGTTGGGTAATACCACAGGAGGAACATGATGCACACGAGCTGTTTCACGTACTATTGGCATCTCTCGAAGAAGAGGCTTTGCGACCAAAAAAAGTTGGTTGTCTCTCAGATGCGTTACCACTTACAGTTTCGGGTGGTGAAGGAGATCAACCAGATAGACCATCCAGTGCTATGTTAACTGACTTTTTAAATACTGATTACGATGAATCAACTAATTTAATGCGCATGGTGCGTTCTGAGGCTCATACACCAGATTCGCCATCATCAGTGTGCGAACGTGAAATGTGTCCTGGTGAAGGAGGTGCAGCTGGTACATCGCCAACAGAAATAATGGACTTTGATCCATTAGCATCGCCAATATTGGGTGGCGAACGATCCAGTCGATCACGTAAAATCCAATTAACGAAACATGGGTGGCCAGAAGGTCTAAACAAACGAGTTTCTACATCTTGTCGATCATTGGAGCGTCTTAGTCGTGGTCCCGGGAGAGTATCT ATTTGGTCCGATCAAATGCCAGCTCAAGTTGCAATACCCTTTCAAGGCGCTATGGGTACACAAATCGTTTGTAACGGTTGCGGCTTCaaa TCCACTGTTCGATACGACAAATTCGATAGCATCACGTTAAATTTACCATCTCAACGTCGTTCTGGTCTTAGTTTGGGACATTTGCTGAGTGAATATATAACATCTGAGGAACTGAACGATGTAAAATGTGAATCATGCAACGAAACATCCAACCATACAAAATCTTTGACATTCGCCAAATTGCCCGGTTGTCTTTGCATTCATGTTGCGCGAACGGTATGGCTACCAACTGGACAAATTTGTAAGCGTCAAGACTATGTGCATTTTCCTGAGAGTTTGTCAATGGCACCATATAGTTTCGTACAGCCTCATTTGAACAGTCAA GCAGGCACACCATGGGGTTCCACCATGTCCCTCTTCTCCTCAAGTCTACCCATGAATAGTTTGGGCGGCAGTGCTAATGACTCATATGGAACTGCATTTGGTACAATGTTTCCCAAAAACCTTTACCGACTTTTAGCTGTGGTGGTTCACTCGGGTGAGGCAAGTAGTGGTCATTTCGTAACTTATCGGCGTGGTGCTTTAAGGAATGCTCATCG TTGGTTCTACACCTCAGATACTGTTGTGCGTGAAGTCTCAATAGAGGAAGTGCTTAGTGTACCAGCCTATTTACTATTTTATGACCGCGGTCCCCAGCGACGCTAA
- the Rad17 gene encoding cell cycle checkpoint protein RAD17, with the protein MRPATRKRAWNNSAFSYQSKFDSVQTENVTQKKESNIADDKKIVENKTSNKSPQTSKTVSPSSRNNSNWIDKFKPKTCEEVAVHPKKLAELKDWLLHCEVVHKQHPAQICLLTGPSGSGKTAAVRALARAQKFELQEWINPVDCDMINTLGDQTSSYTGSQIDFFKSFLFRSSRYKSLLGSQKRLVLVEDFPNMILSSVDTFEDILEEFSKYGKAPLLFIVADSKSRSLNISYNLFTEDLKNKYHINHISFNPIAVTLLQKAMKRFCALMREQQFSDTYKVPSETIIDSIVFAAQGDIRNALINLHFASLKGAGALPTERVESCEIKGKSKKKLCTLKTIYRDESVTMLHALGRVFNPKRLSNGNFTHKPEDISDSFASEPKRFIDLIHANYLPHFKEIEHVVEAANALSIADNIITEYREEALAPTALNLAVRSIMQANESPVTAWMPIRAARRSHQDLCKPQKISGISNNLYATDYGSYVQIIKGSKKM; encoded by the exons ATGAGGCCGGCTACACGTAAA cgTGCTTGGAATAATTCAGCATTTTCTTATCAATCAAAATTTGACTCAGTGCAAACCGAAAATGTTACTCAGAAGAAGGAAAGTAACATTGCTGATgataaaaaaatagttgaaaacaaAACATCAAATAAAAGTCCGCAAACATCAAAAACTGTTTCTCCATCGTCAAGAAATAATTCCAATTGGATTGATAAATTTAAACCGAAAACATGTGAAGAGGTTGCTGTGCATCCGAAAAAATTGGCAGAATTGAAAGACTGGTTATTGCATTGCGAAGTCGTGCACAAACAACATCCTGCACAAATTTGTCTCCTTACCGGGCCATCAGGTTCGGGGAAAACCGCAGCTGTACGCGCATTGGCGCGTGCGCAAAAATTTGAACTACAAGAATGGATTAACCCGGTAGACTGTGACATGATTAACACGTTAGGTGATCAGACGAGTAGCTATACTGGTtcacaaattgatttttttaaatcgttcCTATTTCGTTCGTCTCGCTATAAATCGTTACTAGGCAGCCAAAAGCGACTGGTGCTAGTGGAGGATTTTCCAAACATGATACTTTCTAGTGTCGACACATTTGAAGATATTTTAGA AGAATTTTCTAAGTATGGAAAGGCGCCACTTTTATTCATCGTAGCTGATTCAAAAAGTCGTTCCTTAAATATAAGTTATAATCTCTTTACcgaagatttaaaaaataagtaccATATTAATCATATTAGTTTCAATCCGATTGCGGTCACTTTGCTCCAAAAGGCGATGAAGCGATTTTGTGCGTTAATGAGAGAACAACAGTTCTCTGATACCTATAAAGTGCCTTCGGAGACCATAATAGACTCAATTGTATTTGCAGCCCAAGGCGATATACGCAACGCACTCATAAATCTACACTTTGCTTCCTTGAAAG gagCAGGAGCTTTGCCTACCGAGCGTGTAGAATCTTGTGAAATTAAAGGAAAATCTAAAAAGAAATTATGcacattaaaaacaatttaccgCGATGAGTCTGTTACAATGCTGCACGCCTTAGGAAGAGTGTTTAATCCTAAAC gctTGTCCAACGGCAATTTCACCCACAAACCAGAAGATATAAGCGACAGCTTTGCCTCCGAACCAAAACGATTTATTGATCTTATACACGCTAATTATTTGCCACATTTTAAGGAAATCGAACATGTAGTTGAGGCAGCCAATGCCTTGAGCATCGCCGACAACATTATCACCGAATATCGTGAAGAAGCCCTAGCACCAACTGCACTCAATTTAGCTGTGCGCAGCATTATGCAAGCAAATGAGAGTCCAGTTACTGCTTGGATGCCCATACGGGCAGCAAGACGTAGCCACCAAGATCTGTGTAAACCCCAAAAAATCTCCGGCATATCTAATAACTTATATGCAACAGACTATGGTAGCTATGTGCAAATTATTAAAGGctccaaaaaaatgtaa